A single region of the Candidatus Protochlamydia amoebophila UWE25 genome encodes:
- a CDS encoding cyclase family protein, whose product MKNSKTLITLLSSFEAKQAYHEMLGFLPELFGNSKTEEKEQSVTKEKCFFGYFIDRICLGILALEFPFVQTAHIDWIRVKENSPTQEIEKALLCHAEMFCQEHSIYSLTAETRIPLKNEHLKGFEFYIKAGFRPLFERRNADLGYVIVYLNKIISPKIFKWVDLTHELSEKIPTWDRNCGFKHKEISTYEEGTTDCQFSIQSIEMLAGAGTHIDAPAHCYPHSKTVIDLPLQSLISPCVVIDVSEEAHDRYSVDILTIRNFERKYGNICKNTFVIFYTGWERFWKQPEKYHNHFDFPSVTQEVAEYLVSKDIRGIGIDTLSPDRPDSKFPVHQIILGAGKYIVENVAKANLLPAVGSYVFVMPIPIVKGTEAPIRLLGMFPG is encoded by the coding sequence ATGAAAAATTCTAAAACATTGATTACTTTACTAAGTTCCTTTGAGGCTAAACAAGCTTATCATGAAATGTTAGGGTTCTTGCCCGAGCTTTTTGGCAATTCTAAAACCGAAGAGAAAGAGCAAAGTGTTACTAAAGAAAAATGTTTTTTCGGATACTTTATAGATAGAATTTGTTTAGGAATACTTGCTCTTGAATTTCCGTTTGTTCAGACAGCGCATATTGATTGGATAAGGGTTAAAGAAAACTCGCCGACACAAGAAATCGAAAAGGCTTTACTTTGTCATGCAGAAATGTTTTGCCAAGAACATTCTATTTATTCTTTGACCGCAGAAACACGAATTCCATTAAAAAATGAACATTTAAAAGGATTTGAATTTTATATTAAAGCTGGTTTTAGACCTTTGTTTGAGCGTAGAAACGCTGATCTTGGCTATGTAATCGTTTATTTAAATAAAATCATCTCTCCAAAAATATTTAAGTGGGTTGATTTGACACATGAACTTTCTGAAAAGATTCCCACTTGGGATAGAAACTGTGGATTTAAACACAAAGAAATTTCGACATATGAAGAGGGGACAACTGACTGTCAGTTTTCGATTCAAAGCATTGAAATGTTGGCGGGTGCTGGAACACATATAGATGCTCCAGCGCATTGTTATCCCCACAGTAAAACAGTTATAGATCTGCCATTACAATCTTTAATTTCTCCCTGTGTTGTGATAGATGTGTCTGAAGAAGCTCATGACCGCTATTCGGTTGATATTCTAACTATAAGAAATTTTGAAAGGAAATATGGAAATATTTGTAAAAATACTTTCGTTATTTTTTATACGGGTTGGGAGCGATTTTGGAAGCAACCTGAAAAATATCATAATCATTTCGATTTTCCCTCCGTCACCCAGGAAGTAGCTGAATATCTCGTATCTAAAGATATTCGAGGTATTGGCATTGACACCCTTTCTCCTGACAGACCAGATAGCAAATTTCCAGTTCATCAGATAATTTTAGGGGCAGGTAAATACATTGTTGAAAATGTTGCCAAGGCAAATTTATTACCTGCTGTTGGAAGTTACGTTTTTGTCATGCCCATACCCATAGTGAAGGGGACTGAAGCTCCTATTCGTCTTTTAGGAATGTTTCCTGGATGA
- a CDS encoding 2OG-Fe(II) oxygenase family protein: MDSSLLTLFRGPARKVCNCSSTCRQGGFTLHLFESDEGLQYCCLKELEWKAMPIDEKQTVIIPAVQLQLWSKGDLKALYHRVVATEKTAKLGRFSMVCFIPFQSTLMYNKRTYGSVQTHDVGFNYALSHQEFSKYFLPRS; encoded by the coding sequence ATGGATTCTTCGTTACTTACATTATTTCGGGGACCAGCAAGAAAGGTTTGTAATTGCAGCTCCACATGTCGACAAGGTGGTTTTACTCTTCACCTTTTTGAAAGTGATGAGGGATTACAATATTGCTGTTTAAAAGAGCTGGAATGGAAAGCCATGCCTATTGATGAAAAACAAACAGTAATCATTCCAGCCGTGCAACTTCAATTATGGTCAAAAGGAGATTTAAAAGCTTTGTATCATCGCGTGGTTGCAACAGAAAAAACAGCAAAACTCGGTCGCTTTTCAATGGTTTGTTTTATACCGTTTCAAAGTACTCTGATGTATAATAAAAGAACCTACGGGAGTGTGCAAACGCATGATGTAGGATTTAATTATGCTTTATCGCATCAAGAGTTTTCCAAATATTTTTTACCTCGTTCTTAA